Proteins encoded within one genomic window of Flavobacterium gilvum:
- a CDS encoding tetratricopeptide repeat protein has protein sequence MNKVKVLSIALLAVVSASQAQDLNQAKKAIDGEQFESAKKILKSIINAKPTNGTADFYLGNVYLLQNNSDSAKVFYQKGLAGSEGARLNNIGLGLIDLDNGNTTGAEEKFALATKDLKKKDIEELIYIGRAYTISTKPDYKKALEYLNKAKLVNPEDAQLNLAFGNAYFGDKNQNEAYSAYRKAYNTDNTLIRAKMQLGVLLKGAKAYTEAIKAFDEVIAINGTYGPVYRELAETYYLWGRNEPSKYRIYVEKALTNYEKYLSLTDYSISSRMRHADFLVLAGEYKALEVEANKMVELDKVNPRIMRYLGYSAYQNGNYDVAIKSLENFVSVPTNKVIGLDYQTLGFAKIKKAVSEDGKTIDNALFDSAVLDIKKSAEMDANGLAINISEVGKKLYEQKAYKQAAAIYEIAVANKESKNYVLDNFYLGNCIYFDNTRKDVVKPDVVALQKADLAYGAVIEASPKTQDAYLYRARTNSLMENDAMTIKYYDDFVRVVTEKGPEELAKPATVKKMVESYNTSAASYANSDKAKAIEYFNKTLAIDPTNEYALNSIKALK, from the coding sequence ATGAACAAAGTTAAAGTTTTAAGTATTGCTTTATTGGCTGTTGTTTCAGCTAGCCAGGCGCAAGATCTTAATCAAGCAAAAAAAGCTATTGATGGCGAGCAATTTGAAAGCGCAAAAAAAATTTTAAAATCCATAATAAATGCAAAGCCAACAAATGGTACAGCTGATTTTTATTTAGGAAATGTTTATTTATTGCAGAATAATAGTGATTCTGCTAAAGTTTTTTACCAAAAAGGACTTGCTGGTAGCGAGGGGGCAAGACTGAATAACATTGGTTTAGGGTTAATTGATCTAGACAATGGGAATACTACTGGTGCCGAAGAAAAATTTGCTTTAGCAACAAAAGATTTAAAAAAGAAAGATATTGAAGAGTTAATCTATATTGGTCGTGCTTACACTATTTCGACTAAGCCAGATTATAAAAAAGCACTTGAATATTTGAATAAAGCAAAATTAGTTAATCCAGAAGATGCGCAATTAAACCTAGCTTTTGGTAACGCATATTTTGGAGATAAAAATCAAAACGAGGCCTACTCTGCTTATCGTAAGGCTTATAATACTGATAATACTTTGATTAGAGCAAAAATGCAACTTGGTGTTTTACTTAAAGGGGCAAAAGCATATACTGAAGCAATAAAAGCTTTTGATGAAGTTATTGCCATCAATGGAACTTACGGTCCTGTTTACCGTGAATTGGCAGAAACTTATTATTTGTGGGGAAGAAATGAACCTTCAAAATATAGAATTTATGTAGAAAAGGCTCTTACAAATTATGAGAAATATTTGTCATTGACAGATTACTCTATTAGTTCCAGAATGCGTCATGCAGACTTTTTGGTGTTAGCAGGAGAGTACAAAGCTCTAGAAGTTGAAGCTAATAAAATGGTTGAGTTAGATAAAGTGAATCCTAGAATTATGCGTTATTTAGGATATTCTGCTTACCAAAATGGTAATTATGATGTTGCTATTAAATCGTTGGAAAATTTCGTTTCTGTGCCTACAAATAAAGTGATTGGGTTAGATTATCAAACACTTGGTTTTGCTAAAATCAAAAAAGCCGTAAGTGAAGATGGTAAAACTATTGATAATGCATTATTTGACAGTGCAGTTTTAGATATAAAAAAATCTGCTGAGATGGATGCTAATGGATTGGCAATTAATATTAGTGAGGTTGGAAAGAAATTATATGAGCAGAAAGCATACAAACAAGCGGCTGCAATATATGAAATTGCAGTAGCCAATAAAGAGTCTAAAAATTATGTTTTAGACAATTTCTACTTAGGAAATTGTATCTACTTTGACAATACCAGAAAAGATGTTGTTAAGCCAGATGTAGTTGCTTTACAGAAAGCTGATTTGGCTTACGGAGCAGTAATTGAAGCTTCACCAAAAACTCAAGATGCTTATTTGTACAGAGCAAGAACAAATAGTTTGATGGAAAATGACGCTATGACTATTAAGTACTATGATGATTTTGTGAGAGTTGTTACAGAAAAAGGTCCTGAGGAATTAGCAAAACCAGCAACTGTTAAAAAGATGGTTGAAAGTTATAATACTTCGGCTGCTAGTTACGCCAACAGCGACAAAGCAAAAGCTATTGAATATTTCAATAAAACTTTAGCTATTGATCCAACAAATGAGTATGCTTTAAATTCAATCAAAGCGTTGAAATAA
- a CDS encoding PstS family phosphate ABC transporter substrate-binding protein: MSGYKNFLILMSVVFIFFSCKKNENEVAGVETILKGKATIYVDETVLPIVEDEVMVFESKYDAEFSLVSKSEAEVLNSLYNEKAKIAVLARDLTKKELKLFEQKKIVPKITKFAIDGIAFVSNKSNNDTLIALKDVIGFMKGERNSKIKGLVFDNPNSSTVSYMNNLAGLDALSDKDIYSLKTNNEVLKFVSENDGMIGVVGVNWLSQPEPSMESVISKINVLSVQGLNKPGYYSPSQNDFAEGTYPLLRDLYIVNCQGTSGLGMGIASFAAGDIGQRIVLKSGLLPNKVPSRRLNIISGKSNKEKE; encoded by the coding sequence ATGTCTGGATATAAAAACTTTTTGATTTTGATGTCGGTTGTTTTCATTTTTTTTAGCTGTAAAAAAAATGAAAATGAAGTTGCAGGCGTTGAAACAATTTTAAAAGGTAAAGCAACTATTTATGTTGATGAGACTGTATTGCCTATAGTTGAAGACGAAGTAATGGTTTTTGAAAGTAAATATGATGCGGAATTTTCATTAGTTTCAAAATCTGAAGCCGAAGTTTTGAACTCTTTGTATAACGAAAAAGCTAAAATTGCAGTTTTGGCTAGGGATTTAACAAAAAAAGAGTTAAAATTGTTTGAACAAAAAAAGATAGTTCCTAAAATAACTAAATTTGCTATAGATGGAATTGCTTTTGTTTCCAATAAATCAAATAATGATACTTTAATTGCGTTAAAAGATGTAATTGGTTTCATGAAAGGCGAAAGAAATTCGAAAATTAAAGGACTTGTGTTCGATAACCCTAATTCAAGTACTGTCAGTTATATGAATAATTTAGCCGGATTAGATGCATTGTCGGATAAGGATATATATAGCTTGAAAACTAATAATGAAGTTTTGAAGTTTGTTTCTGAAAACGATGGAATGATTGGTGTTGTTGGAGTGAATTGGTTGTCACAGCCTGAACCGTCAATGGAGTCTGTTATAAGCAAAATAAATGTACTAAGTGTTCAAGGTCTTAATAAACCTGGGTATTATTCACCGTCGCAAAATGATTTTGCTGAAGGTACTTATCCTTTGCTAAGAGATTTGTATATTGTGAACTGTCAAGGGACTTCTGGTTTGGGAATGGGGATTGCTTCTTTTGCTGCTGGAGATATCGGACAAAGGATAGTTTTAAAATCGGGATTGCTTCCGAATAAAGTGCCTTCAAGGAGATTAAATATAATTAGTGGTAAGTCGAATAAAGAAAAAGAATAA
- a CDS encoding energy transducer TonB, with translation MKLDLIKNQWIEIVFEGRNKLYGAYELRKSNRKTSVRALIIGSIAFSLAVSAPLIASYLPKGGEDDAALDKKIVTVKLPPKKKVEEIKNLPPPPPPPPRVDQVKFVKPVVAKADEVTEEPPKIEDIKDKKIGSENIKGDPNAKITIDEPVGNGPVVQEVIEEDTSVHSLAGIEQKPEFPGGIEKFYAFVGKNYQAPEEEGLKGKVYVTFVVEKDGSLTDIKVVRDIGYGTGKEAIRVLNKCPKWIPGEQNGKKVRVLYSLPITIQSAE, from the coding sequence ATGAAATTAGATTTAATAAAAAATCAATGGATAGAGATCGTTTTTGAAGGGCGTAATAAACTCTACGGAGCGTATGAGCTTAGAAAATCGAATCGTAAGACTTCTGTGAGGGCTCTTATCATTGGTAGTATTGCTTTTAGTCTTGCAGTCAGTGCTCCGCTTATTGCGAGTTACTTGCCAAAAGGAGGTGAGGATGATGCTGCTTTAGACAAAAAGATTGTTACTGTGAAGTTGCCACCTAAGAAGAAAGTGGAAGAGATTAAAAATCTGCCACCACCACCACCACCTCCACCAAGAGTGGATCAGGTTAAATTTGTGAAACCTGTAGTTGCAAAGGCAGATGAAGTTACTGAGGAGCCTCCAAAAATCGAAGATATCAAAGACAAAAAAATTGGTTCTGAGAATATTAAGGGAGATCCAAATGCTAAAATCACTATTGATGAGCCTGTAGGTAATGGGCCTGTTGTTCAGGAAGTTATCGAGGAAGATACTAGTGTTCACTCTTTGGCAGGTATTGAGCAAAAACCGGAGTTTCCAGGTGGTATTGAGAAATTTTATGCTTTTGTAGGTAAAAATTATCAAGCTCCAGAGGAAGAAGGTCTGAAAGGTAAGGTTTATGTAACTTTCGTTGTTGAGAAAGATGGTTCGTTAACAGATATCAAAGTTGTAAGAGATATAGGTTACGGTACTGGAAAAGAAGCTATCAGAGTTTTGAATAAATGTCCAAAATGGATCCCAGGTGAGCAAAATGGTAAAAAAGTGAGAGTATTGTATTCTCTACCAATTACTATTCAATCTGCAGAATAA
- a CDS encoding ExbD/TolR family protein: MAELNTGDGGGGKGGKVRSKKQNSKVDLTAMVDLAFLLITFFMLTTTLSKPQSMDLTLPDKEDDNKDNKDVKVDENRTMTILLGENGKLVRYVGVLGPTVIEAPKDFTYGKDGIRKELIARKEKVKQYSISQGKPKNGMIVIIKPSNKSTYRNLVDVLDEMAIVGVDTYAIVNDFLPEEKVLLEAKK; the protein is encoded by the coding sequence ATGGCTGAATTAAATACCGGCGACGGTGGTGGAGGCAAAGGTGGCAAGGTAAGAAGTAAAAAGCAAAACTCAAAGGTAGATTTAACTGCCATGGTGGATTTGGCTTTCTTATTGATCACGTTCTTTATGCTTACTACTACCTTGTCTAAACCTCAATCCATGGATTTAACATTACCGGATAAAGAGGACGATAATAAAGATAATAAAGATGTAAAAGTTGATGAGAATCGTACCATGACTATTTTACTTGGCGAAAATGGTAAATTGGTAAGATATGTAGGGGTTCTTGGTCCTACTGTGATTGAAGCACCTAAAGATTTTACATACGGGAAAGATGGTATCCGTAAGGAGTTGATTGCTAGAAAAGAAAAAGTGAAACAATATTCTATATCTCAAGGCAAGCCTAAAAACGGAATGATTGTAATCATTAAACCAAGCAACAAATCAACTTATCGTAATTTAGTTGATGTTTTGGATGAAATGGCTATCGTTGGAGTAGATACTTATGCTATCGTAAATGATTTTCTTCCTGAAGAGAAAGTATTGTTAGAAGCAAAAAAATAG
- a CDS encoding ExbD/TolR family protein, producing MAKIKMKKKSTSTDMTAMCDVAFLLLTFFILTATAKVPEVLPVDTPQSTVQTKLPAENLSTLTIGKVDGKNAVFFDLQDREVRKRTLELMGEKYGVQFSDDDKEKFALMESFGVPIQSLKQIIDMKSADRNKAGQPGIPQDSLDNQLKDWVLNARRATRDINDKDLQFAIKGDSKEQYPAIKKVMDMLQDQKVNNFSLVTGLRGKNF from the coding sequence ATGGCTAAAATAAAAATGAAAAAAAAGTCCACGTCGACCGATATGACGGCGATGTGTGATGTTGCGTTTCTTTTGCTTACGTTCTTTATTTTGACTGCCACTGCTAAAGTTCCTGAAGTATTACCTGTTGATACACCACAATCTACTGTGCAAACAAAATTGCCAGCTGAGAATTTGTCAACTTTGACAATTGGTAAAGTGGACGGAAAAAATGCTGTATTCTTTGACTTGCAAGATAGAGAAGTTCGTAAAAGAACTCTTGAATTGATGGGTGAAAAATACGGTGTTCAATTTTCAGATGATGATAAAGAAAAATTTGCATTAATGGAAAGTTTTGGGGTGCCAATTCAAAGTTTAAAGCAAATTATCGATATGAAATCGGCAGACAGAAACAAAGCAGGACAGCCTGGAATACCTCAAGATTCGTTGGATAATCAATTGAAAGACTGGGTTTTAAATGCTCGCAGAGCAACTAGAGATATTAATGACAAAGATTTGCAATTTGCAATAAAAGGAGATTCGAAAGAACAATATCCAGCGATTAAAAAAGTAATGGATATGCTACAGGATCAGAAAGTTAATAATTTTAGCTTGGTAACTGGTTTAAGAGGTAAGAATTTTTAA
- a CDS encoding MotA/TolQ/ExbB proton channel family protein → MANVKVKKESTSNGGGMVSGIIIALCIFVGWLIWSQVMGDPSNFEGGDTEKGHPLNTLGQVYKGGFIVPVLLGMLLMVIVFSLERFFVIAKAAGKGNLDKFMKAVQTSIKSGDIDGAIASCDKQQGSVANAIKSALVKYQDVKKEGFNSEEASEVIHKEIEEVTSLEMPMLEKNMTIISSLVSLGTLGGLLGTVSGMIKAFGALATAGTPDQAALAVGISEALINTATGISTSITAIVAYNFFTSKIDDLTYSIDEAGTTIVNTYRHFRGSLRQ, encoded by the coding sequence ATGGCAAACGTTAAAGTTAAAAAAGAAAGCACTTCGAATGGAGGAGGAATGGTTTCAGGAATTATTATTGCATTATGCATTTTTGTAGGTTGGTTGATTTGGTCTCAGGTGATGGGAGATCCTTCGAATTTTGAAGGTGGAGATACTGAAAAGGGACATCCATTAAATACGTTAGGACAAGTTTACAAAGGAGGATTTATAGTACCAGTGTTATTAGGTATGTTATTAATGGTTATTGTGTTTTCTCTTGAAAGATTTTTCGTTATCGCAAAAGCTGCTGGAAAAGGGAATTTGGATAAATTTATGAAAGCAGTTCAAACAAGTATCAAATCTGGTGATATTGATGGTGCGATTGCTTCATGTGACAAACAACAAGGTTCTGTTGCAAATGCTATTAAATCAGCATTAGTTAAATATCAAGATGTTAAAAAAGAAGGATTCAACAGTGAAGAGGCTTCAGAAGTAATTCATAAAGAAATTGAAGAGGTTACTTCTCTTGAAATGCCAATGTTAGAGAAAAACATGACTATCATTTCTTCTTTGGTATCTTTGGGAACACTTGGAGGATTATTAGGAACTGTATCGGGGATGATTAAAGCGTTTGGTGCTTTGGCAACTGCAGGTACGCCAGACCAAGCTGCTCTTGCGGTTGGTATCTCTGAGGCTTTGATTAACACGGCTACAGGTATCTCTACATCTATTACTGCAATTGTTGCTTACAATTTCTTTACTTCAAAAATTGATGATTTAACTTACTCTATTGACGAAGCAGGTACTACAATTGTAAACACTTACAGACACTTCAGAGGAAGTTTAAGACAATAA
- a CDS encoding helicase HerA-like domain-containing protein — protein MSKKENFIQLINDSYLSQGESITLGGAILDSETLPNTFVKIPLKTLNRHGLIAGATGTGKTKTIQVLSEQLSTFGIPVLMMDIKGDFSGIAKEGEEKDFIKQRHAKLNIPYSVSAFPVELLTLSQQNGVRLRSTISEFGPVLFSRILDLNDTQAGVVSIIFKYCDDNKMPLLDLKDFKKVINYITDEGKDEVEESYGKISTSTTGTILRKIIELEQQGGDLFFGELSFEIDDLFRLDENGKGYINIIRLTDIQDKPKLFSTFMLSLLAEIYHQMPEKGDVDQPELVIFIDEAHLIFNEASKVLLEQIETIVKLIRSKGIGVYFITQNPMDVPSGVLAQLGLKIQHALRAFTANDRQAIKQSADNYPTTEYYKTDEVLTSLGIGEAFVTALNEKGIPTPLVATMMRAPMSRMDILSDTEIQEINANSKLVKKYSEVLDRESAYEMLTKKIESAQENAVAPEEERKASNEPSTASIVTKSVLKVVTSATFIRGAFGILSKMFKK, from the coding sequence ATGAGTAAAAAAGAAAACTTTATCCAACTAATAAACGATAGCTATCTGTCACAAGGTGAGAGTATAACACTAGGCGGAGCCATTCTTGACAGCGAGACATTACCCAATACTTTCGTCAAAATTCCACTAAAAACATTAAATAGACACGGACTAATTGCCGGCGCTACAGGAACAGGAAAAACAAAAACAATCCAAGTTCTTTCGGAACAATTGTCCACATTTGGCATCCCAGTACTAATGATGGATATAAAAGGTGATTTTAGCGGAATAGCTAAAGAAGGCGAAGAAAAAGATTTTATAAAACAACGTCATGCTAAATTAAATATTCCTTATTCTGTATCTGCGTTTCCTGTAGAATTACTTACGCTTTCACAACAAAATGGGGTTCGTCTTCGCTCTACTATTTCGGAATTTGGACCTGTACTTTTCTCCAGGATTTTGGATTTAAACGATACACAAGCAGGTGTTGTTTCCATAATATTCAAATATTGTGATGACAACAAAATGCCTTTATTGGATTTAAAAGACTTCAAAAAAGTCATCAATTATATTACCGATGAAGGAAAAGATGAAGTTGAAGAGAGTTACGGCAAAATTTCAACCTCGACAACAGGCACTATCTTAAGAAAAATAATAGAACTGGAACAACAAGGAGGAGATTTGTTTTTTGGAGAACTTTCCTTTGAAATAGACGACTTGTTTCGCCTTGACGAAAACGGGAAAGGCTACATTAATATTATACGATTAACAGACATTCAAGACAAACCCAAATTATTCTCTACTTTCATGTTGAGTTTACTTGCCGAAATTTATCATCAAATGCCTGAAAAAGGTGATGTCGACCAACCTGAATTAGTCATTTTTATTGACGAAGCTCATTTGATTTTTAATGAAGCTAGCAAAGTCCTATTGGAACAAATAGAAACCATCGTAAAATTAATTCGTTCCAAAGGAATCGGTGTGTATTTTATCACCCAAAATCCTATGGATGTTCCTAGTGGCGTCCTGGCACAACTAGGATTAAAAATCCAACACGCATTGAGAGCTTTTACCGCCAATGATAGACAAGCCATCAAACAATCTGCAGACAATTATCCAACTACCGAATATTACAAAACTGACGAAGTATTAACAAGCTTAGGAATTGGCGAAGCTTTTGTGACTGCTTTAAATGAAAAAGGAATCCCAACGCCTCTTGTAGCCACAATGATGCGTGCTCCAATGAGTCGAATGGATATTTTAAGCGATACTGAAATTCAAGAAATTAATGCTAATTCCAAATTGGTAAAAAAATACAGTGAAGTCCTTGATCGAGAAAGCGCTTATGAAATGCTCACCAAAAAAATTGAATCGGCTCAAGAAAATGCTGTTGCTCCTGAGGAGGAAAGAAAAGCAAGCAACGAACCTAGTACTGCAAGCATAGTAACCAAATCTGTTTTGAAGGTCGTTACCAGTGCCACTTTTATCAGAGGAGCATTTGGAATATTATCAAAAATGTTTAAAAAGTAA
- a CDS encoding DMT family protein yields the protein MKAYATIGLLILSNIFMTLAWYGHLKFKELKWFENAGLITIVLISWGLALFEYCFQVPANRIGYEGNGGPFSLMQLKVIQEVITLVIFVLFSLLFFKNETFRWNHFVGFLCLVLAVYFIFKK from the coding sequence ATGAAAGCATACGCTACCATAGGATTATTAATCCTATCAAATATCTTTATGACATTGGCATGGTATGGCCATCTCAAATTCAAAGAATTAAAATGGTTTGAAAACGCAGGTTTAATAACCATCGTCTTAATCAGTTGGGGACTTGCCTTATTTGAATATTGTTTTCAGGTCCCTGCAAACAGAATAGGCTACGAAGGAAATGGCGGTCCTTTTTCACTAATGCAGTTAAAAGTCATCCAAGAAGTAATTACGTTGGTCATCTTTGTGCTGTTTTCATTATTATTTTTCAAAAATGAAACCTTCAGATGGAATCATTTTGTTGGTTTTTTATGTTTGGTTTTGGCAGTTTATTTTATATTCAAAAAATAA
- a CDS encoding YybH family protein: MKNLLKLFVVLFILNSCSPKSETRNLTYVKLEIVKTEKEFEKLVAQKGLAEGFYQFADSNAVIKRENDTLIIGKNNIKKYYSNPRYQNATVTWSPESVTVSDGGDMASSYGKYNWIIKDASGSEQISKGVFHTVWKKQKDGSWKYIWD; encoded by the coding sequence ATGAAAAACCTTCTCAAACTCTTTGTTGTCCTATTTATTCTAAATAGCTGTTCGCCAAAATCTGAAACAAGAAATTTAACTTACGTCAAGTTGGAAATTGTTAAAACTGAAAAAGAGTTTGAAAAATTAGTTGCTCAAAAAGGACTAGCAGAAGGGTTTTATCAATTTGCCGATTCCAATGCTGTTATCAAAAGAGAAAACGACACATTAATTATTGGCAAAAACAATATTAAAAAATATTATTCAAACCCAAGATACCAAAACGCAACGGTAACTTGGTCACCCGAGTCTGTAACTGTTTCTGATGGCGGAGATATGGCGTCCAGTTATGGCAAATACAATTGGATTATTAAAGACGCTTCAGGAAGCGAACAAATCTCAAAAGGCGTTTTCCATACGGTTTGGAAAAAACAAAAAGATGGTTCATGGAAATACATTTGGGACTAG